A single region of the Kineosporiaceae bacterium SCSIO 59966 genome encodes:
- a CDS encoding DUF3662 and FHA domain-containing protein, giving the protein MGVLDRFERGIERAVSGAFARAFKAEVQPVELASALRRETDTEAAVVARDRVLVPNAFVIELGPSDHDRVAQWDDTLAEELADAVTEHARHQRYAFVGPVSVRFHRDESLDTGVFRVRSARVKGRIAPATAATATPRHPVLDVDGRRYQLTREVTVIGRGSDADVVLDDPGVSRRHAEIRLDDHGALVRDLGSTNGTFVDGERTPSARLTDGSRLTLGRTRITVHLAGHGDQDEGA; this is encoded by the coding sequence GTGGGAGTGCTGGACCGCTTCGAGCGCGGGATCGAGCGCGCGGTGAGCGGGGCCTTCGCGCGCGCCTTCAAGGCGGAGGTCCAACCGGTCGAGCTGGCCAGCGCGCTGCGGCGGGAGACCGACACCGAGGCTGCCGTCGTGGCCCGCGACCGGGTGCTCGTCCCCAACGCCTTCGTCATCGAGCTCGGCCCCAGCGACCACGACCGGGTCGCGCAGTGGGACGACACCCTCGCCGAGGAGCTCGCCGACGCCGTCACCGAGCACGCCCGCCACCAGCGGTACGCGTTCGTCGGGCCGGTGTCGGTGCGCTTCCACCGGGACGAGTCGCTGGACACCGGCGTGTTCCGGGTCCGCAGCGCCCGGGTCAAGGGCCGCATCGCCCCGGCGACCGCGGCGACCGCGACCCCCCGCCACCCGGTGCTCGACGTCGACGGTCGCCGCTACCAGCTGACCCGCGAGGTCACGGTCATCGGCCGTGGCTCCGACGCCGACGTCGTCCTGGACGACCCCGGCGTCTCCCGCCGGCACGCCGAGATCCGGCTCGACGACCACGGTGCCCTCGTCCGCGACCTGGGCTCGACGAACGGCACCTTCGTCGACGGCGAGCGCACTCCCAGCGCCCGGCTCACCGACGGCAGCCGGCTCACGCTCGGTCGCACGAGGATCACCGTCCACCTGGCCGGCCACGGTGACCAGGACGAGGGCGCATGA